One Ferrimicrobium sp. genomic region harbors:
- a CDS encoding TIGR00730 family Rossman fold protein → MTETHKPNTQAQEHSVDLRNPNRDLKLALINELETTLGADMDRLDLKMITSAVRELREAFTTFAPYRRRRKVTVFGSARIEPTDPRYRLANQLGAALANRDWLVITGGGPGLMEAATAGAGPDHAFGVNIRLPHEQEPATGLDAAGHLIEMKYFFTRKVLMIKESSAFISMPGGLGTLDETFELLTLMQTGKTQLAPLVLLEPPGGDYFDPLIAFITDVLVPGGLVSKADLALFRRCETVDEAIDEVIGFYHNFHSARIVGKKLILRLQRLPDAALLNELNQDFGDILRSGSIESSPPTAWEVREGDHVDLKRLSLDFDQHSLGRLRTMIDQLNQI, encoded by the coding sequence GTGACCGAGACGCACAAGCCAAACACCCAAGCCCAAGAGCATTCGGTAGATCTTCGTAACCCCAACCGAGACCTCAAGCTCGCCCTGATCAACGAGCTCGAGACGACGCTGGGCGCCGACATGGATCGGCTCGACTTAAAGATGATCACATCGGCGGTGCGTGAGCTACGCGAGGCCTTCACGACATTCGCGCCCTATCGTCGCCGGCGAAAGGTTACGGTTTTCGGTTCAGCGAGAATCGAGCCAACCGACCCCCGTTATCGGCTCGCGAACCAGCTCGGAGCCGCGTTAGCCAACCGTGACTGGCTGGTAATCACTGGTGGAGGTCCCGGACTCATGGAGGCCGCAACAGCCGGAGCAGGTCCAGACCATGCATTCGGCGTCAACATCCGACTCCCCCACGAACAGGAACCAGCGACCGGTCTCGATGCTGCTGGTCACCTCATCGAGATGAAGTACTTCTTTACCCGAAAAGTTCTGATGATCAAGGAGTCATCTGCCTTTATCTCCATGCCGGGCGGCCTCGGCACCCTCGATGAAACCTTCGAGCTCCTGACCCTCATGCAGACCGGAAAGACGCAGCTCGCACCCTTGGTCCTGCTCGAGCCACCAGGCGGCGACTACTTCGATCCACTGATCGCGTTCATCACCGACGTTTTGGTACCTGGGGGTCTCGTCTCGAAGGCTGACCTCGCACTGTTTCGCCGTTGTGAAACCGTCGACGAGGCCATCGACGAGGTAATCGGGTTCTATCACAACTTTCACTCCGCCCGAATCGTGGGTAAGAAGCTGATCCTGCGTCTGCAACGATTACCCGATGCTGCGCTGCTCAACGAGCTGAACCAAGATTTTGGTGATATTCTTCGCTCTGGCAGCATCGAGTCGTCGCCCCCAACCGCATGGGAGGTCCGTGAAGGTGACCATGTTGACCTCAAGCGTCTCTCCCTTGACTTCGACCAGCACTCGTTGGGGCGACTTCGAACGATGATCGATCAGCTCAATCAGATCTGA
- a CDS encoding 6-phosphogluconolactonase: MANFRYEITDDIPGCFANHVVTHLESGGLVLLSGGHTILELIAALRDALTAYDGKPLAIGQVDERLVPSDDDRSNWHHIAQGLGPLGQIELPMVKCHTPTERQLLADTDASDRSTVEARASLAKGYAKRYEFLLAEYQPWSVVHLGLGADGHTASLFPNSPGLAQHNAMVIANSDPSHTNPLERITLTFPALNRFRFRLIVATGKDKAAIVERALFGDGLPIHSLDRKNTLLLVDSAAAAALSNSEA, from the coding sequence GCCAATCACGTGGTTACCCATCTGGAGAGTGGCGGACTCGTTCTCCTCTCTGGTGGACATACCATCTTAGAGCTCATCGCTGCGCTGCGCGATGCCCTTACAGCCTACGACGGCAAGCCGCTGGCCATCGGCCAGGTAGACGAGCGCCTCGTCCCATCCGATGATGATCGATCCAACTGGCACCATATCGCCCAAGGTCTCGGTCCTCTTGGCCAGATCGAATTGCCGATGGTGAAGTGCCACACGCCAACCGAGCGTCAACTCCTCGCCGATACCGACGCGTCAGACCGAAGTACCGTTGAGGCGCGTGCCTCACTCGCAAAGGGCTACGCAAAGCGATACGAATTCCTCCTAGCTGAGTACCAACCATGGTCGGTTGTGCACCTTGGACTCGGCGCTGACGGACACACCGCCTCGCTGTTCCCCAATTCACCGGGACTCGCTCAACACAACGCCATGGTCATCGCCAACTCAGATCCCTCCCACACCAATCCGCTAGAACGCATCACCTTGACCTTCCCCGCGCTCAACCGCTTCCGCTTCCGCCTGATCGTCGCCACCGGCAAGGACAAGGCGGCGATCGTCGAACGAGCACTCTTTGGGGATGGATTGCCGATTCACTCACTCGATCGCAAGAACACGCTCCTCTTGGTAGACAGCGCCGCCGCGGCCGCGCTGTCTAATTCCGAGGCGTAA
- the cofH gene encoding 5-amino-6-(D-ribitylamino)uracil--L-tyrosine 4-hydroxyphenyl transferase CofH, producing MQMNPTRWSTQKLLTEAAKLRDRNGGRLITYSPKAFFPFTMLCRDSCGYCTFAKAPARLTKAYMDLDEVQELADNASAYGAIEALFTLGERPEERYAVAREELERKGYSSTVDYLHKGAEIALAGHLLPHINAGTLTPDELTRLRSVAVSMGIMVESVNESLPCHRLAPDKKPNRRLQTLRDAGVLAIPMTTGLLIGIGDSEEDRLNGLLAIANIANEYGNIQEVIIQNFLPKPGTQMAHTLEPSREEYLRSIALARLILPETVSLQAPPNLSDDPGELVGAGINDFGGISRVTPDHVNPERPWPNIEQLTERLAQLDFALVPRLPIYPSYVNEMSKWVDATLVPAVNYHRDQLGFAREHRWFSGEPAVFPTSVFAKSNVRSSQPGWLTELADELGAGREAPVELLRAAGSAKGFDVMGVVELADDLRRRTVGDVVTYVANRNINYTNICTFKCRFCAFSKGPLSLNLRGTPYLLSMNEILDKVGEAKERGATEVCLQGGIHPTFDGEYYLSIAKAIHTNYPSIHLHGFSALEVFTGAKRLKLALSDYLQELHDAGLKSLPGTAAEILYDPVRAILCPDKLTTNEWLEVHETAHSIGLRSNVTMMFGSVEEIDAVIRHLDVTRQLGRKTHGFTEFVPLPFVHMATPIFRNGKARRGPTLRETVLVHALGRIAYHGVIDNIQVSWVKLGVDGAAFLLDCGANDLGGTLMEESISHAAGATHGTALTPQDFALVAQRAGRTLRQRTTFYEPVAGPSDSAPMAVAPGSSL from the coding sequence ATGCAGATGAACCCAACCCGATGGTCGACTCAGAAGCTACTCACTGAAGCCGCTAAGCTTCGTGACCGTAACGGGGGCCGCCTCATCACCTATTCACCCAAGGCTTTCTTCCCCTTTACCATGCTGTGTCGCGACAGCTGTGGTTACTGCACCTTCGCGAAAGCACCGGCCCGTCTCACCAAGGCCTACATGGACCTCGACGAGGTGCAAGAGCTTGCAGATAACGCCTCTGCTTACGGAGCCATCGAGGCGCTCTTCACGCTTGGAGAACGCCCCGAGGAACGCTACGCGGTCGCACGAGAGGAGCTAGAACGCAAAGGCTATTCGTCGACGGTCGACTACCTCCACAAGGGTGCCGAAATCGCTCTCGCCGGGCATCTACTCCCACACATCAACGCAGGGACGCTCACCCCAGATGAATTGACGCGGCTGCGTTCGGTCGCTGTGTCCATGGGCATCATGGTCGAGTCCGTGAACGAGTCCCTCCCCTGTCATCGGCTCGCACCAGACAAGAAGCCAAATCGGCGCCTCCAAACGCTGCGAGACGCAGGAGTGCTCGCCATCCCGATGACCACCGGCCTGCTAATCGGCATCGGGGACAGTGAGGAGGATCGCCTCAATGGCCTGCTCGCAATCGCCAATATCGCGAACGAATACGGCAACATCCAAGAGGTCATCATTCAGAACTTCCTACCAAAGCCTGGAACCCAGATGGCACACACCCTGGAACCTTCGCGCGAGGAGTACCTGAGATCGATCGCGCTGGCGAGGCTGATTCTGCCAGAAACCGTAAGCCTTCAGGCTCCGCCGAACCTCTCCGATGACCCAGGCGAGCTGGTTGGGGCCGGTATCAACGATTTCGGTGGCATCTCTCGGGTCACCCCTGATCACGTCAACCCTGAGCGACCTTGGCCCAATATTGAGCAGCTCACCGAACGTCTTGCCCAGCTCGACTTCGCCCTCGTTCCACGGCTCCCGATTTATCCCTCGTATGTAAACGAGATGTCGAAATGGGTTGACGCCACGCTGGTACCTGCGGTAAACTACCATCGCGACCAACTCGGCTTCGCGCGCGAGCATCGGTGGTTTTCTGGGGAACCTGCGGTCTTTCCCACCAGCGTGTTCGCGAAATCGAATGTTCGATCATCCCAACCTGGTTGGCTCACCGAGCTAGCCGACGAGCTCGGTGCCGGTCGCGAAGCACCCGTAGAACTCCTCCGGGCTGCGGGCTCTGCCAAAGGCTTCGACGTAATGGGCGTCGTTGAACTGGCCGACGATCTACGTCGCCGAACGGTTGGAGATGTCGTCACCTATGTGGCAAACCGCAACATCAATTACACCAATATTTGTACCTTCAAGTGCCGCTTCTGTGCCTTCTCCAAAGGACCACTCTCACTCAACTTACGTGGCACTCCATACCTTTTGAGCATGAATGAAATCCTTGACAAGGTTGGAGAGGCCAAAGAGCGTGGGGCTACTGAGGTATGCCTCCAAGGTGGGATCCACCCCACCTTCGACGGCGAATACTATCTCAGCATTGCCAAGGCCATCCACACCAACTATCCATCCATCCATCTGCACGGATTCTCAGCTCTGGAGGTTTTTACCGGAGCTAAGCGGCTCAAGCTCGCGCTAAGCGACTACCTCCAAGAACTCCACGACGCAGGTCTCAAAAGTCTTCCTGGGACAGCGGCAGAGATCCTCTACGACCCCGTCCGGGCTATCCTGTGTCCCGACAAACTGACCACGAACGAATGGCTCGAGGTGCATGAAACTGCCCACTCGATCGGACTTCGCTCCAATGTCACCATGATGTTCGGCAGCGTTGAGGAAATCGATGCCGTCATACGACACCTTGACGTCACCCGTCAGCTTGGCCGCAAGACACACGGATTCACCGAATTTGTTCCGTTGCCCTTTGTCCACATGGCCACGCCGATCTTCCGTAACGGCAAAGCCAGACGTGGGCCGACGCTCCGCGAGACCGTACTCGTCCATGCACTTGGCCGCATCGCCTACCATGGCGTCATCGACAACATCCAGGTAAGTTGGGTCAAGCTTGGCGTTGACGGCGCAGCGTTCCTCCTTGATTGTGGAGCCAACGATCTGGGTGGCACCTTGATGGAGGAGAGCATCTCACATGCAGCTGGGGCAACCCATGGTACGGCGCTCACACCACAAGACTTTGCGTTGGTAGCTCAGCGCGCTGGAAGAACCTTGCGCCAACGCACCACGTTCTATGAACCAGTCGCCGGTCCGTCAGATTCTGCTCCCATGGCTGTTGCCCCAGGGTCATCCCTGTGA
- a CDS encoding NADP-dependent oxidoreductase has protein sequence MSHVFVLARRPVGLPQPDDFDLVELPDPALEEQQVRVEPLMISVDPYLRGRMSDARSYVAPFEVGQPITSAAIGRVVESNASTIATGDLVRGEAPWATSYTTEAGSLWRLPIDVEVNPSTYLGVLGMTGLTAYVGLVLLGQVKADDEVLVTAAGGAVGSVVGQLAKIYGARVVGSAGGADKVGGLATLGFDAGIDYRAVDFSEALSASFPRGISLFFDNVGGSQFEAALHHTKDFARVLSCGAISQYNDTELPAGPRGLEGLVVRRRLMIQGFIVSDHLARYGEYLKQAIGWVQEGKLTSLETIVDGFESLPTAFVSLFRGANVGKLLVATQPQEEG, from the coding sequence ATGTCACATGTATTCGTATTAGCAAGACGGCCAGTCGGACTCCCACAGCCCGATGATTTTGATCTAGTGGAGTTGCCCGATCCAGCGCTCGAGGAACAACAGGTACGGGTTGAACCGCTCATGATCTCGGTTGATCCTTATCTACGGGGTCGCATGTCGGATGCTCGCTCCTATGTCGCTCCGTTTGAGGTGGGACAGCCGATCACCTCTGCAGCTATCGGCAGGGTCGTCGAATCCAATGCGTCGACAATAGCCACGGGTGATCTCGTCCGTGGAGAGGCTCCATGGGCCACCTCGTACACGACCGAGGCGGGAAGCCTTTGGAGGTTGCCGATCGATGTTGAGGTCAACCCATCGACCTACCTTGGCGTACTGGGCATGACGGGACTGACGGCCTACGTCGGACTGGTGTTGCTTGGTCAGGTCAAGGCCGATGACGAGGTCCTCGTCACCGCTGCCGGTGGGGCGGTTGGCTCGGTAGTCGGCCAGCTCGCAAAGATCTATGGAGCCAGGGTGGTTGGCTCTGCCGGTGGTGCAGACAAGGTGGGGGGTCTTGCAACCCTTGGGTTTGATGCCGGGATCGATTACCGGGCCGTGGACTTCTCCGAGGCTCTTTCGGCTAGTTTTCCCCGCGGCATCAGCCTCTTCTTCGACAACGTCGGTGGGTCACAGTTCGAAGCGGCGCTACATCACACCAAGGATTTTGCCCGGGTGCTTTCGTGTGGTGCGATCTCCCAATACAACGACACTGAGTTGCCTGCGGGCCCTCGTGGGCTTGAGGGTCTTGTCGTACGCCGTCGGCTCATGATCCAGGGATTCATCGTCTCTGATCATCTGGCACGCTATGGAGAGTATCTCAAGCAGGCGATTGGTTGGGTTCAAGAAGGGAAGCTGACCTCGTTGGAGACTATCGTCGATGGGTTTGAGAGCCTTCCAACGGCGTTCGTATCGCTTTTTCGTGGTGCCAACGTGGGCAAGTTGCTTGTCGCCACCCAACCTCAAGAGGAAGGGTAG
- a CDS encoding carboxypeptidase-like regulatory domain-containing protein produces MGVISWLSHLHRDERGVSLISVVVAFAILAGVVGPATYLIERSTQLAASSRQQLTASNLAQSEIQILNAEASQSFANLTSMLGSSAHSTIINSVTYTVTDDLYWTEGTSNPDGCNANAASDQVLEPILSASVTVTWSDMAPFPPVRSTTGYHVPAGYSSPTTGSVLVVAQNQTGAPDSNVTVTLVSTGAASDTAQTIQTDSQGCAYFPFMSPGSYTVGLTPPAGQTWVSPSGDPNPSQTVTVSAADNAQVDFTYAQAATFTIVAPKISIPWQFGISLGSTALPGDETIYSPAPSASPVTSITPIFPAATGYQAWLGQCQVYTSFSGTSLGNIAIAQPGETSTVSLLGQPITVTVTNAQGPLAGATISVVQTDANGTPLTDCSNPITTVGTTNADGQLTFLAPIGYVTLVARDGTSSISYPSSGALATPGGGAISASISLP; encoded by the coding sequence GTGGGTGTGATTAGCTGGCTGAGCCACCTGCATCGAGACGAACGAGGCGTCTCACTCATAAGCGTCGTCGTGGCCTTCGCCATCCTTGCCGGCGTGGTCGGCCCTGCGACCTACCTGATCGAACGCTCAACGCAGCTCGCCGCCTCATCTCGCCAACAGCTCACCGCGTCCAATCTTGCTCAGTCCGAGATCCAGATTCTCAATGCCGAGGCCTCGCAGTCCTTTGCCAACTTGACCAGCATGCTCGGTAGCTCAGCCCACTCGACCATCATCAATTCGGTGACCTACACCGTCACCGACGACCTCTACTGGACCGAGGGTACCTCAAACCCCGACGGCTGCAACGCCAATGCCGCCAGCGATCAGGTGCTCGAACCCATCCTGTCGGCATCTGTCACCGTTACGTGGAGCGACATGGCACCATTTCCTCCGGTGCGAAGCACGACCGGCTATCACGTCCCAGCTGGCTATAGCTCTCCCACGACGGGATCGGTCCTCGTTGTGGCCCAGAATCAGACCGGAGCGCCAGACAGCAATGTGACGGTGACGCTCGTCTCCACCGGCGCCGCCAGCGACACAGCACAGACGATCCAAACCGACTCCCAAGGATGCGCGTATTTCCCCTTCATGTCCCCGGGGTCCTACACCGTCGGACTCACACCTCCAGCCGGCCAGACGTGGGTCAGCCCCAGCGGCGACCCCAATCCATCACAAACGGTGACGGTGAGCGCCGCCGACAACGCTCAAGTTGACTTCACGTACGCACAAGCTGCAACGTTTACAATCGTAGCCCCCAAGATCAGCATCCCGTGGCAGTTCGGGATCTCACTCGGATCTACCGCACTTCCAGGTGACGAGACGATCTACTCCCCCGCCCCCAGCGCTTCCCCAGTCACCAGCATCACACCGATCTTTCCAGCGGCAACCGGCTATCAGGCATGGCTAGGGCAGTGCCAGGTCTACACCTCGTTCAGTGGCACAAGCTTAGGAAATATTGCCATCGCACAACCAGGGGAGACAAGCACCGTTAGTCTTCTCGGTCAACCCATCACGGTCACGGTCACCAATGCCCAAGGACCGCTTGCTGGCGCAACCATCAGTGTTGTGCAAACCGATGCCAATGGGACACCGCTTACCGACTGCTCCAACCCAATAACCACTGTGGGCACCACGAATGCCGACGGCCAATTGACCTTTCTGGCCCCGATTGGATATGTGACTCTGGTGGCAAGGGATGGCACGTCGAGCATCTCCTATCCATCGTCGGGAGCCCTAGCAACGCCTGGAGGAGGTGCGATCAGTGCATCGATCTCACTTCCCTGA